One segment of Bacteroidales bacterium DNA contains the following:
- a CDS encoding YfiR family protein, whose product MFMVCFSYYTYSQKFTEYEVKSAYIFNFTKFVQWSESSFNSPNSPYIIGIYKNTSFGLVLKKTIEDRTVHGRKFIIKYINSPESIENCHILFLSRISKSELLMVLEHVNQFDILTVGNNIDNFCESGGIINFTKQYSRYRFEINNDAALKSKISISSKLLVLAKIISEDEIKF is encoded by the coding sequence ATGTTTATGGTTTGCTTTTCGTATTATACCTATTCTCAAAAGTTTACCGAATACGAAGTAAAATCAGCTTATATTTTTAATTTTACAAAATTTGTTCAATGGTCAGAATCATCTTTTAATTCTCCAAATTCTCCATATATAATAGGTATATATAAAAACACTTCCTTTGGCCTTGTTCTAAAAAAGACCATTGAGGACAGAACTGTTCATGGAAGAAAATTTATTATAAAATATATTAATTCCCCCGAATCAATAGAGAATTGTCATATTCTTTTTCTTTCAAGAATTAGCAAATCAGAACTTCTCATGGTTTTAGAGCATGTAAACCAATTTGATATTTTAACTGTTGGAAACAATATTGACAACTTTTGTGAATCAGGTGGCATAATTAATTTTACAAAACAATATTCGAGATATAGATTTGAAATAAACAATGATGCTGCTTTAAAATCAAAAATATCAATTAGCTCAAAATTATTGGTCCTTGCAAAAATAATTTCTGAGGATGAAATTAAATTTTAA
- a CDS encoding PD40 domain-containing protein has translation MVKVKYILIIVYILFTVPLILSGQDESSDSKKLLKTANQYFDDADYKYAIKIFLIIDSIQPDDPVINYKIGACYLNSEYEKVKAIPYLEFAKKSKYLETPKVVYKDLGILYHLDCQFDKSIDNFNKYLKLANKNDKYIIFAKRMLTICENAKKITSKTYDVEIENLGYPISTKDSEFSPLISADESILYFMRKKGINENYKTFGKTSDDEVQIMYSLRNGNLWYEPKAITFPNIDKKISVKLAGLSPDGEHLFFHIGKDNKGNIYTCLFVNGQCTGLKKLSNNINSKFWEDRVSITPNGRVLYFSSNRPGGFGGKDLYKVEKNEKGNWDKPINLGSQINTKYNEISPFIHPDAKTLYFSSDGHNTIGGYDIFKSTYENKQWTEPENIGYPNTTKDDIYFVLSADGQTGYFSSSQNDIFNNHHIYKVNLKKSIPLTLVKGIILAGVPLKPIKANIKVVDKQTNERIKYIYSPNPETGKYLMIFPPGKNYDMIIESNNFLPQLVNIYIPNQTYFYELFQEIHLTPIETLGGTIGEEITVNNIFYDIYKTSFADSILGVCVSDTTKDYGQLLQIVEDLINTTDSLGIKLLDKQYSLEKEEYDSVAIKKGYNQLFNMVEKAIETTDSVSLAILDENTLYNEEATNKYFYALDDKKNNLIPFVIENDTIYTTPPLNTERYIKKSSFSITKNLSKSYTDSIYDVEKYNPKIIKLSKDYERKVIIETKILFDKNSALIKKEYYNKLNEITELIINNRLIGIEIFGYADSEGTSEHNLNLSKQRANSVLKYLFEKGISTQKAILKGYGESKSKSEISEKDRIKNRRVDIKVFEVIK, from the coding sequence GTGGTTAAAGTTAAGTACATATTAATAATCGTTTATATATTATTTACTGTTCCGTTAATTTTGTCAGGACAAGATGAATCATCTGATTCAAAAAAATTATTAAAAACTGCAAATCAGTACTTTGATGATGCTGATTATAAATATGCAATAAAAATATTTCTAATTATTGATTCAATTCAACCTGACGATCCTGTCATTAATTATAAAATCGGAGCATGTTATTTGAACTCAGAATACGAAAAGGTTAAAGCAATTCCATATCTTGAATTTGCAAAAAAATCAAAATATTTAGAAACTCCAAAAGTTGTTTATAAAGACCTTGGAATACTATACCACCTTGACTGTCAGTTTGATAAATCTATTGATAATTTTAACAAATACCTTAAACTTGCAAATAAAAACGATAAATATATAATTTTTGCAAAAAGAATGTTAACCATTTGTGAAAACGCAAAAAAAATAACTTCAAAAACATATGATGTTGAAATTGAAAACTTAGGATATCCTATTAGCACCAAGGACAGTGAATTTAGTCCATTAATTTCTGCTGATGAAAGTATTTTATATTTTATGAGAAAGAAAGGAATTAATGAAAATTATAAAACATTCGGCAAAACTTCCGATGATGAAGTACAAATTATGTATTCATTAAGAAATGGTAATTTATGGTATGAACCAAAAGCAATTACTTTTCCTAATATTGATAAAAAGATTTCAGTAAAATTAGCCGGTCTTTCACCTGATGGAGAACATCTGTTTTTTCATATAGGAAAAGATAATAAAGGCAATATTTATACTTGTCTTTTTGTTAATGGACAATGCACAGGATTAAAAAAACTAAGCAATAATATAAATTCAAAATTCTGGGAAGACCGCGTTAGTATCACTCCTAATGGAAGAGTATTATATTTTTCAAGTAACAGACCGGGTGGTTTTGGCGGAAAAGATTTATATAAAGTTGAAAAGAACGAAAAAGGGAATTGGGATAAACCAATAAATTTAGGTTCACAAATCAATACTAAGTATAATGAAATATCCCCTTTCATACACCCTGATGCTAAAACACTTTATTTTAGTTCAGATGGACATAATACAATAGGCGGTTATGATATTTTCAAATCAACATACGAAAACAAACAATGGACAGAACCGGAAAATATTGGATATCCAAATACTACAAAAGATGATATTTATTTTGTATTATCAGCAGATGGACAAACAGGATATTTTTCTTCTTCACAAAACGATATTTTTAATAACCATCATATTTATAAAGTTAATTTAAAAAAATCAATACCACTGACATTAGTTAAAGGAATAATATTAGCAGGTGTTCCATTAAAACCAATTAAAGCCAATATTAAAGTAGTTGACAAGCAAACAAATGAAAGAATAAAATATATTTATAGTCCTAATCCTGAAACAGGTAAATATTTAATGATATTTCCTCCCGGCAAAAATTATGATATGATAATTGAATCTAATAATTTTTTACCACAACTTGTTAATATTTATATTCCAAATCAAACATATTTTTATGAATTATTTCAGGAAATTCATTTAACCCCTATTGAAACATTAGGAGGAACAATTGGTGAAGAAATTACAGTAAATAATATTTTTTATGATATTTATAAAACAAGTTTTGCTGATTCAATACTAGGAGTATGTGTTTCAGATACAACAAAAGATTATGGTCAATTGCTTCAAATTGTTGAAGATTTAATTAATACTACTGATTCATTGGGCATTAAATTACTTGATAAACAATATTCATTAGAAAAAGAAGAATATGATAGTGTTGCTATAAAAAAAGGCTACAATCAATTATTCAATATGGTTGAAAAAGCTATTGAAACAACTGATTCTGTTTCATTAGCCATACTTGATGAAAACACTTTATATAATGAAGAAGCAACAAATAAATATTTTTATGCTCTTGATGATAAAAAAAATAATCTTATTCCTTTTGTAATCGAAAATGATACAATATACACTACACCCCCTTTAAATACAGAACGCTATATCAAAAAATCATCTTTTTCAATAACAAAAAATTTATCAAAAAGCTATACCGATTCAATTTATGATGTTGAGAAATACAACCCTAAAATAATTAAACTTTCTAAAGATTATGAAAGGAAAGTTATTATTGAGACAAAAATACTTTTTGACAAAAATTCAGCATTAATAAAAAAAGAGTATTATAATAAATTAAATGAAATTACAGAATTAATAATTAACAACCGGTTAATTGGTATTGAAATTTTTGGTTATGCCGATTCTGAAGGAACGAGTGAACATAACCTTAATCTTTCAAAACAAAGAGCAAATTCAGTATTAAAATATTTATTTGAAAAAGGAATAAGCACACAAAAGGCAATATTAAAAGGATACGGTGAATCAAAATCAAAAAGTGAAATTTCTGAAAAAGACCGTATTAAAAACAGAAGAGTAGATATTAAAGTTTTCGAAGTAATTAAATAA